Proteins found in one Perca fluviatilis chromosome 9, GENO_Pfluv_1.0, whole genome shotgun sequence genomic segment:
- the LOC120565365 gene encoding interferon-induced protein 44-like, with protein sequence MNSMLNRSQQKTICSQLGNVKLQLLYKASIHGFTGAAFHKRCVNCCPTVSVGYNASGYVFGGYTKQPFSQSGQYVHDDQAFLFTFSGEKLCKYSVTDPAYAVRMISGSGPYFGEALVLVHGNKAVVYSSPGNYYNFSAAEMHGNDLKLTECEVYEVEEIPEFEKPWRPMVWKNEKRTELMDSITLYRPMISSVSQVRVLLIGPVGAGKSSFFNSINSVFIGHVSNQAIAGSSTTSLTTKFRTYSVKAGRGGKPLPIILCDTMGLEENTGAGLDIDDIISILKGHLPDSYQFNPSAPLHPEASGYRKSPGLKDEIHCVVYVTDACKVSIMPTKLELKLEAIRRKVNSMGIPQLILLTKVDEACSFVSQDVTNIYKSGYIEEIMQEVSARLGVPMSCVVPVKNYSKEFELDQNCDILLLTAVIQMLRAADSYFDELSDRDQRRKTTLKPENSKD encoded by the exons ATGAACTCTATGCTAAACAGGAGCCAGCAGAAAACTATCTGCTCCCAGCTTGGAAATGTCAAACTCCAGCTGCTGTACAAGGCCAGCATCCATGGTTTCACCGGTGCAGCCTTTCACAAACGATGTGTCAACTGCTGTCCCACAGTGTCTGTGGGCTACAACGCCTCTGGTTATGTGTTTGGAGGCTACACCAAACAACCTTTCAGTCAGTCTGGACAGTATGTGCATGATGACCAGGCCTTTCTTTTCACCTTCAGTGGAGAAAAGCTCTGCAAGTATTCTGTCACTGATCCTGCTTACGCAGTGAGAATGATATCTGGCTCTGGTCCATATTTTGGAGAGGCGTTGGTTCTTGTCCATGGAAACAAAGCAGTAGTCTACAGCAGTCCAGGAAATTATTACAACTTCAGTGCTGCAGAAATGCATGGCAATGACCTCAAACTGACTGAGTGTGAAGTCTATGAAGTTGAGG AGATCCCAGAATTTGAAAAGCCATGGAGGCCGATGGTCTGGAAAAATGA GAAGAGAACAGAGTTGATGGACAGTATTACGCTCTACCGCCCCATGATCAGCTCTGTGTCCCAGGTTCGGGTTCTGCTCATTGGACCAGTTGGAGCTGGAAAGTCCAGCTTTTTCAATTCTATCAACTCTGTATTCATAGGCCACGTCAGCAACCAGGCCATCGCTGGCAGCTCTACCACCAGCCTCACCACAAAG TTTCGCACCTACTCTGTGAAAGCTGGACGAGGAGGAAAACCTCTGCCAATCATCTTGTGTGATACCATGGGATTGGAGGAAAACACGGGGGCTGGGCTTGAcattgatgacatcatcagcatCCTCAAAGGCCATCTGCCAGACAGTTATCAG TTCAACCCCTCTGCTCCTCTGCATCCGGAGGCCAGCGGCTATCGTAAGTCTCCGGGGCTCAAGGATGAGATCCACTGTGTGGTCTATGTCACTGACGCCTGCAAGGTCTCCATCATGCCCACAAAACTGGAGCTGAAGCTGGAAGCTATCCGCAGAAAGGTCAACTCGATGG gGATTCCTCAGCTGATCCTGCTGACTAAAGTGGATGAAGCCTGCTCTTTTGTCTCACAGGATGTAACGAACATTTATAAGAGTGGCTACATCGAGGAGATT ATGCAGGAGGTCAGCGCTCGGCTTGGTGTGCCGATGTCCTGTGTTGTTCCGGTGAAGAACTACAGCAAAGAGTTTGAGTTGGACCAGAATTGTGACATCCTGCTACTCACCGCTGTCATCCAGATGCTTCGCGCCGCTGATAGTTACTTCGATGAGCTCAGTGACAGAGACcagagaagaaaaacaacattgaaaCCAGAGAATAGTAAGGATTAG
- the LOC120565366 gene encoding interferon-induced protein 44-like: protein MNSMLTNSQQKTIRSQLGRVKLQLLYKASIHGFTGAAFHQRCDTRCPTVSVGYNASGYVFGGYTKQPFSQSGQYVHDDQAFLFTFSGEKLLKYPVTGPANALRMMANCGPYFGETLVLVNGSKAVVYTNPGNYYHFNAAEMHGNDLNLTECEVYEVEETTELERPWRTITWESEKKKELMETIKTYKPTVSSVSQVRVLLIGPVGAGKSSFFNSINSVFRGHVTSQAIAGSSTTSLTTQFRTYSVKAGRDGKHLPIILCDTMGLEESTGAGLDIDDISSILKGHLPDRYQFNPSAPLHSETSGYRKSPGLKDKIHCVAYITDACKVSIMPTKLEEKLNAIRRKVNLMGIPQLVLVTKVDEACPLVTEDVRNIYKSGYIKEIMQEVSARLGVPLSCVVPVKNYSEELELDPNCDILLLSAIIQMLRFTDNYFDEISDQFSNIEVKE, encoded by the exons ATGAATTCCATGTTAACCAATAGCCAGCAGAAAACTATCCGCTCCCAGCTGGGAAGAGTCAAACTCCAGCTGCTGTACAAGGCCAGCATCCATGGTTTCACCGGTGCAGCCTTTCACCAACGATGTGACACCCGCTGTCCCACAGTGTCTGTGGGCTACAACGCCTCTGGTTATGTGTTTGGAGGCTACACCAAACAACCTTTCAGTCAGTCTGGACAGTATGTGCACGATGACCAGGCCTTTCTTTTCACCTTCAGTGGAGAAAAGCTCCTCAAGTATCCGGTCACCGGTCCTGCTAACGCACTGAGAATGATGGCTAACTGTGGTCCATATTTTGGAGAAACATTAGTTCTTGTCAATGGAAGCAAAGCAGTAGTCTATACCAATCCAGGAAATTATTACCACTTCAATGCTGCAGAAATGCATGGCAATGACCTCAACCTGACTGAGTGTGAAGTCTATGAAGTCGAGG AAACCACAGAACTTGAGCGTCCATGGAGAACTATCACCTGGGAATCTGA GAAGAAGAAGGAGCTGATGGAGACTATTAAGACGTACAAACCCACAGTCAGCTCTGTGTCCCAGGTTCGGGTTCTGCTCATTGGACCAGTTGGAGCTGGAAAGTCCAGCTTCTTTAATTCTATCAACTCTGTATTCAGAGGCCACGTCACCAGCCAGGCCATCGCTGGCAGCTCTACCACCAGTCTCACCACACAG TTTCGCACCTACTCAGTGAAAGCTGGGCGAGACGGAAAACATTTGCCAATCATCTTGTGTGATACCATGGGATTGGAGGAAAGCACAGGGGCGGGGCTTGATATAGATGACATCAGCAGCATCCTTAAAGGTCATCTGCCAGACCGTTATCAG TTCAACCCCTCTGCTCCTCTGCATTCGGAGACCAGCGGCTATCGTAAGTCTCCAGGGCTTAAGGACAAGATCCATTGTGTGGCCTATATCACTGACGCCTGCAAGGTCTCCATCATGCCCACAAAGCTGGAGGAGAAGCTGAATGCTATCCGCAGAAAGGTCAACTTAATGG GGATTCCTCAGCTGGTCCTGGTCACTAAAGTAGATGAAGCCTGCCCTTTGGTGACAGAGGACGTGAGGAACATTTACAAGAGTGGCTACATAAAGGAAATT ATGCAGGAGGTCAGCGCCCGGCTCGGTGTGCCACTGTCCTGTGTTGTTCCGGTGAAGAACTACAGCGAGGAGTTGGAGTTGGACCCGAACTGTGACATCCTGCTGCTCAGCGCCATCATCCAGATGCTTCGCTTCACAGATAATTACTTTGATGAGATCAGTGACCAATTCAGCAACATTGAAGTCAAAGAATAG